Proteins encoded in a region of the Candidatus Moanabacter tarae genome:
- the mreC gene encoding Cell shape-determining protein MreC: protein MRAILIFLRSWKPAKPLVLLFSILIIWGFMPVAAKSFLRISFFEFQAPVWTGISFLEGLQGFWSKRNHTKLELYEAGKNLARLNASYELRLQEVEALRAENSRLETLLGLPSHTEYRYELARVIHRDLSGWWQQIIIRKGSMHNIPKGAGVVYSGGIVGRVKEVFAYTSVVELVSSRSFRIAAYFEGDNRPVTYQGGINLPFLPPGGEILNIQPDVLMPSSGGKRLVSTNLGGIFPEGLTIGWSNKLSPNTDGLLLRGKVSLNKRLLSLQEVAVLIPLEPALQL, encoded by the coding sequence ATGAGAGCGATCCTAATATTCCTCCGCTCATGGAAACCAGCCAAACCACTGGTGCTCCTGTTCAGTATTCTAATAATTTGGGGATTTATGCCGGTCGCCGCCAAGTCATTCCTGCGAATCAGTTTCTTCGAGTTCCAGGCGCCAGTCTGGACCGGAATCTCATTTCTCGAAGGGCTCCAGGGATTCTGGAGCAAGCGTAACCACACCAAACTCGAGCTTTACGAGGCTGGGAAAAACCTTGCCCGCCTAAATGCTTCCTATGAATTGCGTCTACAGGAAGTCGAAGCGCTCCGCGCTGAGAATTCCCGTCTCGAGACGCTTCTGGGGCTTCCTTCACATACAGAATACAGGTATGAACTGGCTAGAGTCATTCACAGAGACTTAAGTGGCTGGTGGCAACAGATTATCATTCGCAAAGGCTCAATGCACAACATTCCAAAAGGGGCAGGAGTGGTTTATAGTGGTGGGATTGTCGGTCGAGTGAAAGAGGTTTTCGCCTACACTTCAGTTGTAGAACTTGTCTCAAGCAGATCCTTCAGAATTGCGGCCTACTTCGAAGGAGATAATCGACCCGTCACCTATCAAGGGGGTATAAATCTTCCCTTTCTGCCGCCTGGAGGGGAGATCTTGAATATTCAACCAGATGTCCTTATGCCGAGCTCTGGGGGGAAACGTCTTGTATCAACAAATCTTGGTGGTATTTTTCCTGAAGGACTCACTATCGGCTGGTCAAATAAGCTCAGCCCTAATACCGATGGACTCCTATTGAGGGGAAAGGTAAGTTTGAATAAGAGGCTATTAAGTCTTCAAGAAGTCGCCGTCC